The proteins below come from a single Malus domestica chromosome 03, GDT2T_hap1 genomic window:
- the LOC139194686 gene encoding uncharacterized protein, which translates to MADNRTLRELATPNTNQQPLCITYPNADRGFELKSGMIHYLPKFHGFSTEDANKHLMEFHVVCSGMRPANVDEEQVKLRAFPFTLEAKANEWLYNLHPGSMNTWNQVKQAFLEQYFLATKAASIRKDISSGGAFMDKTPTNAKALLKNIAGNTRQFGGRDELPLKKVNEVMVAPKQVCSVCSMIGHATDMCPSLMDQGGLEQANALGGFHGPQRQKYDPYSNNYNAGWRNHPYLKWNNQDNGQQSVPNNYNCPPSFFQARPHAPFQPQQQQAPSKSLEDLIASLANSTQSHQQKTDKAIENLERQMS; encoded by the exons ATGGCTGATAACCGTACTTTGAGGGAGTTGGCAACGCCGAATACAAATCAACAACCATTGTGCATCACCTATCCAAATGCAGATAgaggatttgagctcaagtcCGGCATGATTCACTACTTGCCTAAGTTCCATGGCTTCTCAACAGAGGATGCCAACAAGCATCTCATGGAGTTTCACGTGGTATGCTCAGGAATGAGACCAGCAAATGTGGATGAGGAGCAAGTCAAGTTGAGGGCATTCCCATTTACATTAGAAGCCAAggcaaatgagtggctttacaATTTACATCCGGGATCAATGAACACATGGAACCAGGTGAAGCAAGCATTCTTAGAGCAATATTTTCTGGCCACAAAAGCTGCAAGCATAAGGAAGGACATAT CAAGTGGAGGAGCATTCATGGACAAGACACCAACTAATGCTAAGGCATTGCTAAAGAACATTGCTGGCAATACACGACAAtttggagggagagatgagctaCCTCTTAAgaaagttaatgag GTTATGGTGGCTCCAAAACAGGTGTGCAGTGTATGTTCAATGATAGGACATGCCACGGACATGTGCCCTTCATTGATGGATCAAGGTGGTCTTGAGCAAGCTAATGCGTTAGGAGGGTTTCATGGGCCACAAAGGCAAAAGTATGATCCATACTCTAACAACTATAACGCAGGGTGGCGCAATCATCCATACTTAAAGTGGAACAATCAAGACAACGGACAACAATCTGTTCCCAACaactataactgtccacctagCTTCTTTCAAGCAAGACCACATGCACCATTTcagcctcaacaacaacaagctccaagtaagtctcttgaggatttaattgcttccttagctaactctactcaatctcatcaacagaaaacagacaaagcaattgaaaaccttgagcGCCAAATGAGTTAG